The Corynebacterium pseudopelargi genome contains a region encoding:
- a CDS encoding rhomboid family intramembrane serine protease translates to MSSLTQSIKRFARPAPVTAVILGFNLLAYAFSAVQSRSWLSPLDASSFAQDGILYAPLMHQPIEWLRAITSSFLHIDPTHLGFNMLMLILIGREVEKTLGSVAFLGTYLACGVGGSLAVMLQAPLAPTVGASGALYGLMAVFVAICMRTRSQVTPALVLIAVNFGYTLITPNISLWGHIGGFFSGAVIGLLFFTRFRLSHMVWVLFGAELLAVAYVGNSMV, encoded by the coding sequence ATGTCATCACTTACTCAAAGCATCAAACGCTTCGCCCGCCCCGCCCCTGTCACCGCCGTGATTTTGGGATTCAACCTCCTTGCCTATGCCTTCAGCGCTGTGCAATCACGCTCCTGGCTCTCGCCGCTTGATGCCTCCAGCTTTGCCCAAGACGGCATCCTCTACGCACCCTTGATGCACCAGCCCATCGAGTGGCTGCGCGCGATCACCTCCTCCTTTTTGCATATCGACCCCACGCACCTGGGCTTTAATATGCTCATGCTGATCCTGATCGGCCGCGAGGTAGAAAAGACCCTCGGATCAGTGGCCTTCCTAGGCACCTACCTTGCCTGCGGGGTCGGTGGATCACTGGCAGTGATGCTCCAGGCGCCGCTTGCACCCACCGTGGGCGCTTCTGGCGCACTCTATGGGCTCATGGCGGTGTTCGTGGCGATCTGCATGCGCACCCGCTCGCAGGTAACCCCCGCCTTGGTGCTGATCGCCGTGAATTTTGGCTACACGCTGATTACCCCAAATATCTCTCTTTGGGGCCATATCGGAGGATTCTTCAGCGGTGCGGTGATTGGGTTGCTCTTTTTTACCCGCTTCCGCTTGAGCCACATGGTGTGGGTGTTATTCGGTGCAGAGCTTCTCGCTGTGGCCTATGTGGGCAATTCCATGGTCTAA
- a CDS encoding penicillin-binding transpeptidase domain-containing protein has product MNRSIRFTSVFALLLILVLLINLTIIQAFSREKYAENPLNRRGFIEMKQQPRGQISADGQILAESYQDADGLYQRRYVANPMAYGPVEGYISDLYGAAGIEASYNSMLSGTDPSLSISGIWDDLLGKQKAGANVELTLKPQVQEVAYNQLANAGYEGAVVAIRPSTGEILSMASTPSFNPQEIVDPNTAESAWENYNANDGDPLLNHATQETLPPGSTFKVVTTLSGLRAGYTPDSQLTGAPNITLPNTNTTLENYDGQTCAGQQTVSLATAFQYSCNTAFVQMGIDAGADNFREAAASFGVGDTYDLGLPMAAGTIGELPDDAALGQSSIGQRDVAMSVLENAVIAATVANGGKRMAPHVVSKVVTRDLHTVTEVKPQELNQALTEQEAATLTDLMRLSEQHTAGYAGQNIASKTGTAEHGEDSRNSNPHAWYIAFAPDSDVAVAVVVKNGGDRGQAATGGSVAAPIGRAVIQAAQGAA; this is encoded by the coding sequence ATGAACCGTTCAATTCGCTTTACCAGTGTGTTCGCGCTGCTGCTGATCTTGGTGCTGCTGATTAACCTCACCATCATCCAGGCCTTTAGCCGCGAAAAGTACGCGGAAAATCCCCTGAACCGACGTGGGTTCATCGAGATGAAGCAGCAGCCCCGTGGTCAGATCTCCGCCGATGGTCAGATCCTTGCGGAGTCTTATCAAGATGCCGATGGGCTGTATCAGCGCCGCTATGTGGCCAACCCCATGGCCTATGGCCCGGTGGAGGGCTATATCTCTGATCTTTATGGTGCAGCAGGCATCGAGGCCAGCTATAACAGCATGCTCAGTGGCACTGATCCTTCTTTGAGCATCAGTGGTATCTGGGATGATCTTTTGGGCAAGCAGAAGGCAGGCGCCAATGTGGAGCTGACCTTGAAGCCGCAGGTGCAAGAGGTGGCCTATAACCAATTGGCCAATGCCGGCTACGAGGGTGCTGTGGTGGCTATTCGTCCATCTACCGGCGAGATCCTCAGCATGGCTTCTACCCCGAGCTTTAACCCCCAAGAGATCGTAGATCCCAATACCGCGGAATCTGCTTGGGAAAACTACAACGCTAATGACGGCGATCCGCTGCTTAATCACGCAACCCAAGAGACTTTGCCTCCCGGTTCCACCTTCAAGGTGGTCACCACTTTGTCTGGTCTGCGCGCAGGTTATACCCCTGATTCTCAATTGACGGGGGCGCCGAATATTACCTTGCCTAATACCAACACCACCTTGGAAAACTACGATGGCCAAACCTGTGCGGGCCAGCAGACGGTGAGCTTGGCTACGGCCTTCCAGTACTCCTGCAATACGGCATTTGTGCAGATGGGTATTGATGCTGGTGCCGATAATTTCCGCGAGGCTGCGGCCTCCTTTGGTGTGGGCGATACCTATGACTTGGGTTTGCCTATGGCTGCCGGCACCATTGGTGAGCTGCCCGATGATGCAGCCCTTGGGCAGTCTTCTATTGGCCAGCGCGACGTAGCGATGTCGGTGTTGGAAAATGCCGTGATTGCCGCCACCGTGGCTAATGGCGGTAAGCGCATGGCTCCGCATGTGGTGTCGAAGGTGGTCACCCGCGATTTGCACACCGTTACTGAGGTCAAGCCCCAGGAACTGAATCAGGCGCTCACAGAGCAGGAGGCTGCAACGCTGACTGATTTGATGCGTCTATCTGAGCAGCACACCGCCGGGTATGCGGGGCAAAATATTGCCTCCAAGACCGGTACTGCCGAGCATGGCGAGGATTCTCGTAATTCCAACCCCCACGCTTGGTACATTGCCTTTGCCCCGGACTCTGATGTGGCCGTGGCTGTGGTGGTTAAAAATGGCGGTGATCGTGGCCAGGCAGCAACTGGCGGTTCCGTGGCCGCCCCGATCGGCCGTGCGGTGATCCAAGCGGCACAGGGAGCAGCATAA
- a CDS encoding alpha-amylase family glycosyl hydrolase produces the protein MAWIDHAIFWHVYPLGFAGVDIRGDQEAHPGNPGEAHPGDPGEAHPGNPGEAHPGKNGKAEGLKQLEQSLDYLIRLGCNGLLLGPIFRSHTHGYDTIDHFGIDPRLGTEEDFDALAAACNEKGIALVLDGVFSHVGEGFVRPELIGEGVFEGHGDLKRLNHADPACQAYVAEVMQYWCARGVRGWRLDAAYSMENSFWAEVLPKVRQEHADVWILGEVIHGDYPAIIAESGMDSLTQYELWKAIWSGLNDANFFELEWSVRRHMEFLEHFIPNTFVGNHDVTRIASKVGQDKAVLAAVLLLTMPGIPSIYYGDELGMEGIKEERIGGDDAVRPEWKPEWVEGDEPAVLGVWKSLIALRRQHSWLVNATVETLELENEHYVYRVQQRGGQERLEVELSLSPSPRAIIRNANAEVIWQR, from the coding sequence ATGGCCTGGATCGACCACGCAATCTTTTGGCATGTGTATCCCCTCGGCTTTGCCGGAGTAGATATTCGTGGAGACCAAGAAGCCCACCCAGGCAACCCAGGTGAAGCCCACCCGGGCGATCCAGGTGAAGCCCACCCGGGCAACCCAGGTGAAGCCCACCCGGGCAAGAACGGCAAGGCCGAAGGCTTGAAGCAACTAGAACAGTCCTTGGACTACCTGATTCGCCTTGGTTGCAATGGCCTGCTGCTTGGTCCGATCTTTCGTTCCCATACCCACGGCTATGACACGATCGACCACTTTGGCATTGATCCTCGACTAGGCACCGAAGAAGATTTTGATGCATTGGCAGCGGCCTGCAATGAAAAGGGCATCGCTTTGGTGCTTGATGGGGTGTTTAGCCATGTGGGTGAAGGATTTGTGCGCCCAGAACTGATTGGCGAGGGTGTGTTTGAAGGCCATGGGGATCTCAAGCGGCTTAATCACGCTGATCCTGCCTGCCAGGCGTATGTGGCTGAGGTGATGCAGTATTGGTGTGCTCGCGGGGTGCGCGGCTGGCGCCTTGATGCGGCCTATTCCATGGAGAACAGTTTTTGGGCTGAAGTACTGCCAAAGGTTCGCCAGGAACATGCTGATGTGTGGATCTTAGGCGAGGTCATTCATGGTGATTATCCAGCGATTATTGCCGAATCCGGCATGGATTCACTCACGCAGTATGAGTTATGGAAGGCGATTTGGTCTGGCTTAAACGATGCGAACTTCTTTGAGCTTGAGTGGTCGGTGCGCCGCCACATGGAGTTCTTGGAGCACTTCATTCCCAATACCTTTGTGGGCAATCACGATGTCACGCGCATTGCTAGCAAGGTGGGCCAAGATAAAGCAGTGCTTGCAGCGGTGCTGCTATTGACCATGCCGGGTATTCCTTCCATTTACTATGGCGACGAGCTGGGCATGGAAGGCATCAAAGAAGAGCGCATCGGTGGCGATGATGCGGTGCGCCCGGAGTGGAAGCCCGAGTGGGTCGAAGGTGATGAGCCTGCAGTGCTTGGCGTGTGGAAGTCTTTGATTGCGCTGCGCCGCCAGCATTCTTGGCTTGTGAATGCCACGGTGGAAACACTTGAGCTGGAAAATGAGCACTATGTGTATCGGGTGCAGCAGCGTGGCGGGCAGGAACGTTTAGAGGTGGAGCTTTCCCTTTCCCCCTCGCCTAGGGCCATCATCCGCAATGCCAATGCAGAGGTGATTTGGCAGCGCTAA
- a CDS encoding ABC transporter permease, producing MSNTSADDRLVQRSRMAKLIRRPELASLLGAVAIFILFIAVAPAFRSMEAFSTVLYASSTLGIVALAVGLLMIGDEFDLSSGVAVTTAALAASMLNYNLHLNSWVGAGMALVISLSIGALNGFLVTRTGIPSFLITLAAFLMLQGLNLAITKLVTGQVATPTIADMEGFPSARTVFAGTVHIGGISIRATVFWWIFFVALASFLLFKTKFGNWIFAVGGDQDAARAVGVPVARVKIILFMFVGFAAWFVGMHNLFAFDSIQAGQGVGNEFLYIIAAVIGGCALTGGRGTAIGTAIGAIIFGMTNQGIVYAGWNPDWFKFFLGAMLLFAVFTNTSFASFTKGRR from the coding sequence ATGAGCAATACCTCTGCAGATGACCGCCTGGTGCAACGCTCACGCATGGCAAAACTGATCAGGCGCCCCGAACTCGCCAGCCTGCTCGGCGCGGTAGCCATCTTCATCCTCTTTATCGCCGTCGCCCCTGCGTTTCGCTCCATGGAGGCCTTTTCCACGGTGCTGTATGCCAGCTCCACCCTGGGCATCGTGGCCTTAGCCGTGGGTCTGCTCATGATCGGCGATGAGTTCGATCTTTCCTCCGGCGTGGCCGTGACCACCGCCGCGCTGGCAGCCTCCATGCTCAACTACAACCTGCACCTCAACTCCTGGGTTGGTGCGGGCATGGCACTGGTGATTTCGCTGAGCATCGGCGCGCTCAATGGCTTCCTTGTTACCCGCACGGGTATTCCCAGCTTCCTAATCACCCTGGCGGCATTCCTCATGCTCCAAGGCCTGAACTTGGCCATTACCAAGCTCGTTACCGGCCAGGTAGCCACGCCAACCATCGCGGATATGGAGGGCTTCCCCTCTGCTCGCACCGTCTTTGCGGGCACCGTGCACATTGGCGGCATCAGTATCCGCGCCACGGTGTTCTGGTGGATCTTCTTTGTAGCGCTGGCCTCATTCCTGTTGTTTAAAACCAAATTCGGCAACTGGATCTTCGCCGTTGGTGGCGATCAGGATGCTGCCCGCGCAGTTGGTGTGCCGGTGGCGCGAGTCAAAATCATCTTGTTCATGTTCGTCGGTTTCGCCGCCTGGTTTGTGGGCATGCACAACCTTTTTGCCTTCGACTCCATCCAGGCTGGCCAGGGCGTGGGCAATGAGTTCCTCTACATCATCGCCGCGGTGATCGGCGGTTGCGCCTTGACCGGCGGCCGCGGCACCGCAATCGGAACCGCAATTGGCGCCATCATCTTCGGCATGACCAACCAGGGCATCGTCTACGCCGGTTGGAACCCCGACTGGTTCAAGTTCTTCCTCGGTGCCATGTTGCTCTTTGCCGTGTTCACCAACACCTCCTTTGCTAGCTTCACGAAAGGCCGTCGATGA
- the crgA gene encoding cell division protein CrgA, with protein MPKAKVTKSNEYVPSSSATNRTPVKVNSAGTPIWYKTLMFGLLLLGLGWLIVYYLAGPELSFMVELGNWNYGIGFGLFTLGLLMTMGWR; from the coding sequence ATGCCCAAGGCAAAAGTAACCAAGTCTAACGAGTACGTTCCTAGCAGCAGCGCCACCAACCGCACCCCGGTCAAGGTGAATTCTGCTGGCACCCCGATCTGGTATAAGACCCTCATGTTTGGCCTGCTCCTTTTGGGTCTTGGCTGGCTGATTGTGTATTACCTGGCCGGCCCCGAGCTCTCCTTCATGGTGGAGTTAGGCAACTGGAACTACGGCATTGGCTTCGGGCTTTTCACCCTTGGCCTTTTAATGACGATGGGTTGGCGCTAA
- the pknB gene encoding Stk1 family PASTA domain-containing Ser/Thr kinase: protein MIADRYELGQVIGTGGMSEVFVATDTLLGRQVAVKMLRADLARDVNFRERFRREAQNSGRLNHPNIVAVYDTGETEIAGLNTPYIVMELVHGRTLRDIIREDGPLTPAEAASTLIPVCHALQVSHEAGIIHRDIKPANVMITNTGAVKIMDFGIARALDDATSAMTQTSAVIGTAQYLSPEQARGKLADARSDVYALGCVMYETITAHPPFEGETPFAVAYQHVQEDPVKPSEYIRDLTPTAAVNVDAVVLTAMAKHPADRYQSAQEMAEDLERLERHAVTNAARSYVDPVDPPTQVAPAAAPTKVQQEPPAAPKHQAPTPVPAKKNKNSALKVIAALLAVAVLGIGGAFAYDYLSGGSSASKNMVMVPGLEGMSQQEAVEKLESLQLQVAVNEEPNPQIQRGEVIRSNPGAGSSVPPNSTVTLTVSSGKEITEVPDLRGKTTKEAERELKKAGLELDSTVREDASDEVKKGEVMEQSPSAGAQVSRGSKVAITVSTGKATERVPNITGLQWSQAEGNLTALGFRPRVERVDSLEPEGTVIAVSSEGENLPADSEVVVQVSNGQLMVMPDIRMQSPQQAVNTLRQAGWTGDVTKLPEQGTVATPIITDRGKIAGSTPEAGEQVRKDATITIRTYEFDLGAITG from the coding sequence ATGATTGCAGATCGCTATGAACTCGGCCAGGTGATCGGCACCGGTGGCATGTCGGAAGTCTTTGTTGCTACCGATACTTTGCTCGGCCGCCAGGTGGCAGTGAAGATGCTGCGCGCCGATTTGGCACGCGATGTGAATTTCCGCGAGCGTTTCCGCAGAGAGGCGCAAAATTCCGGTCGCTTGAATCACCCCAATATCGTGGCGGTATATGACACGGGTGAGACGGAAATTGCTGGGCTGAATACGCCTTATATTGTGATGGAGCTGGTGCATGGACGCACGCTTCGCGACATCATCCGTGAAGACGGCCCGCTGACTCCCGCCGAGGCTGCGAGCACGCTTATTCCGGTGTGCCATGCGCTGCAGGTAAGCCACGAGGCCGGCATCATCCACCGGGATATCAAACCGGCCAATGTGATGATCACCAATACCGGTGCCGTGAAGATCATGGATTTCGGTATTGCCAGGGCGCTTGACGACGCTACCAGCGCCATGACCCAGACCTCTGCGGTGATTGGTACGGCGCAATACCTTTCTCCTGAGCAGGCGCGCGGCAAGCTTGCCGATGCCCGCTCGGATGTCTATGCCCTCGGCTGCGTGATGTATGAAACCATCACCGCGCACCCGCCCTTTGAGGGCGAAACCCCCTTTGCCGTGGCCTATCAGCATGTGCAAGAAGATCCGGTGAAGCCGAGCGAATATATCCGCGATCTCACCCCCACGGCCGCGGTGAATGTGGATGCGGTGGTGCTCACGGCCATGGCCAAGCACCCGGCGGATCGTTATCAATCGGCCCAAGAAATGGCCGAGGATCTTGAGCGCCTGGAACGCCATGCGGTAACCAACGCCGCTCGAAGCTACGTGGATCCCGTCGATCCTCCAACCCAGGTTGCCCCTGCGGCAGCGCCCACCAAGGTGCAACAGGAGCCGCCGGCTGCGCCTAAGCATCAGGCACCCACGCCGGTACCGGCGAAGAAGAATAAGAACTCCGCGCTAAAGGTGATCGCAGCGCTGCTTGCCGTGGCAGTGCTTGGCATTGGTGGCGCCTTTGCCTATGACTACCTCAGCGGTGGTTCAAGTGCCTCGAAGAACATGGTGATGGTGCCAGGCTTAGAGGGCATGTCGCAGCAGGAGGCTGTGGAAAAGCTTGAATCCTTGCAGCTTCAGGTGGCTGTGAATGAGGAGCCGAATCCGCAGATTCAGCGTGGCGAGGTGATCAGGAGTAATCCTGGGGCCGGTTCTTCGGTTCCGCCGAATTCCACGGTGACGCTCACGGTATCTTCTGGCAAGGAGATCACCGAGGTGCCCGATCTGCGTGGCAAGACCACCAAGGAAGCCGAGCGCGAGCTAAAAAAGGCCGGCTTGGAGCTTGATTCCACCGTGCGTGAAGATGCCTCCGATGAGGTGAAAAAGGGCGAAGTGATGGAACAAAGCCCTTCGGCTGGCGCGCAGGTTTCTCGCGGATCGAAGGTGGCCATTACCGTCTCTACTGGTAAAGCCACTGAGCGGGTACCAAATATTACCGGTTTGCAGTGGTCGCAGGCAGAAGGCAACCTCACGGCCTTGGGCTTCCGCCCCCGCGTTGAGCGCGTCGATTCACTCGAGCCCGAGGGCACGGTGATTGCGGTGAGCTCTGAGGGCGAGAATCTGCCCGCTGATTCTGAAGTGGTGGTGCAGGTTTCGAATGGCCAGCTCATGGTGATGCCCGATATCAGGATGCAATCGCCGCAGCAGGCCGTGAACACCTTGCGCCAGGCTGGTTGGACCGGTGATGTAACCAAACTTCCAGAACAAGGCACCGTGGCCACGCCGATCATCACTGATCGCGGCAAGATTGCTGGTTCTACCCCAGAGGCCGGAGAGCAGGTGCGCAAGGATGCCACCATCACCATCCGCACCTATGAATTCGATCTCGGCGCCATCACCGGATAA
- a CDS encoding peptidylprolyl isomerase, whose protein sequence is MTAKTATAILHTNRGDISIDLFGNHAPKTVENFVTLADGSADYKTENAKGESEGPFYDGAVFHRVIDGFMIQGGDPTGTGRGGPGYMFADEFHPELQFDRPFLLAMANAGPGTNGSQFFITVAPTPHLNNHHTIFGEVSDAASQKVVVDIAGTKTDRMDRLVEPVVIESVEIKE, encoded by the coding sequence ATGACTGCAAAGACTGCAACCGCAATCCTGCACACCAACCGCGGAGACATCTCCATCGATCTTTTTGGCAATCACGCCCCAAAGACCGTGGAAAACTTTGTCACCCTGGCTGATGGTAGCGCCGACTACAAAACGGAAAACGCCAAGGGCGAATCCGAAGGTCCCTTCTACGATGGCGCCGTGTTCCACCGCGTGATCGACGGCTTCATGATCCAAGGTGGCGACCCAACCGGCACCGGCCGTGGCGGCCCCGGCTACATGTTTGCCGATGAGTTCCACCCCGAGCTGCAATTCGACCGCCCCTTCCTGCTGGCCATGGCCAATGCAGGCCCCGGCACCAACGGCTCCCAGTTCTTCATCACCGTTGCCCCCACCCCGCACCTGAATAACCACCACACCATCTTCGGTGAGGTCAGCGATGCTGCATCGCAGAAGGTTGTGGTAGATATCGCCGGCACCAAGACCGACCGGATGGATCGCCTCGTCGAGCCAGTCGTGATCGAATCTGTGGAGATCAAGGAATAA
- a CDS encoding ATP-binding cassette domain-containing protein, giving the protein MNPIIELDNVSKSYGSFDALRGVNLKVHPGEVVCVLGDNGAGKSTLIKILAGLHKHTSGSVLVDGNEVHLQGPRDALEHGIATVYQDLAVVGQMSVWRNFFLGQERTSRFGKLREAEMKRITQEQLLNMGIDLPDVDVEVDSLSGGQRQVVAIARAVYFGARVIILDEPTAALGVKQSGMVLKFVAAARDQGIGVVLITHNPHHAYLVGDHFSILNLGRQVLDGSREEVSLEELTQQMAGGGELEALSHELAR; this is encoded by the coding sequence ATGAACCCCATCATTGAACTCGACAATGTGAGCAAGTCTTATGGCAGCTTCGATGCCCTTCGCGGAGTAAACCTCAAGGTGCACCCAGGTGAAGTGGTGTGCGTGCTTGGCGATAACGGCGCCGGCAAATCCACCCTGATCAAAATCCTTGCTGGTCTGCACAAACACACCTCTGGCTCGGTGCTTGTCGACGGCAACGAGGTGCATCTCCAAGGCCCTCGCGATGCCCTCGAGCATGGCATTGCCACCGTGTATCAAGACCTTGCCGTGGTGGGGCAGATGTCGGTGTGGCGCAATTTCTTCCTAGGCCAGGAGCGCACCTCACGCTTTGGCAAATTGCGCGAGGCAGAAATGAAGCGCATCACCCAAGAACAGCTCCTGAACATGGGCATCGACCTGCCCGATGTAGATGTAGAAGTAGATAGTCTTTCTGGCGGCCAACGCCAGGTGGTGGCCATTGCTCGCGCCGTGTACTTCGGCGCCAGGGTGATCATCCTCGATGAGCCCACCGCGGCACTGGGCGTGAAGCAATCGGGCATGGTGCTCAAATTTGTTGCCGCAGCCAGGGATCAAGGCATCGGGGTGGTGCTGATTACCCACAACCCGCACCATGCCTATCTGGTGGGCGATCACTTCAGCATCTTAAACCTGGGCCGTCAGGTGCTCGATGGCAGCCGCGAAGAGGTCAGCCTGGAAGAACTCACTCAGCAAATGGCCGGTGGTGGTGAATTAGAGGCGCTCTCCCACGAGCTTGCGCGCTAA
- a CDS encoding FtsW/RodA/SpoVE family cell cycle protein, whose protein sequence is MSFTQRLAARRTEFALLLLAAVLMAVTVINLNIAQGAGVNSEVFWVIGGFIVVFTIAHLALCFTAPHADQVMLPVASVLNGLGLAMVYRLDLAKDRNLASKQVIWTLIGVALMVAVLVIVRDHRSLSRYSYILGLLGLILLALPLVWPTEMNADANIWISIGPFSVQPGEFSKILLLLFFAQLLVNKRALFNVAGYRILGLEFPRLRDLGPILAVWAVAILIMAGENDFGPALLLFATVLAMLYLATGRVSWLLIGAVLVALGGTAVYQISDKIQARVQNFIDPVSHYDTTGYQLSQSLFGLSSGGIAGTGLGKGHPELIPVAESDFILAVVGEELGLIGLSAVIVLFGIFVTRGLRTALRSRDSYGKLVAAGLSFTIAIQVFVVVAGITALMPMTGLTTPFMSQGGSSLMANYILLGLILRISDSSYSNDQAGVEASR, encoded by the coding sequence ATGAGTTTCACTCAACGCTTAGCCGCACGACGTACCGAATTCGCCCTGCTGCTGCTCGCAGCGGTGCTTATGGCCGTGACGGTGATTAACCTCAACATTGCCCAGGGTGCCGGGGTAAATTCCGAGGTGTTCTGGGTGATCGGCGGCTTTATCGTCGTCTTCACCATCGCCCACTTGGCCTTATGCTTTACCGCACCCCATGCCGATCAGGTGATGCTGCCGGTGGCCTCTGTGCTCAACGGCCTTGGCCTTGCCATGGTCTATCGCCTTGATTTGGCAAAAGATCGTAACCTGGCCAGCAAGCAGGTGATCTGGACGCTCATTGGCGTGGCTTTGATGGTGGCGGTGCTGGTGATTGTTCGCGATCACCGCAGCCTGAGTCGCTATTCCTATATTTTGGGTCTGCTTGGCTTGATTCTGCTTGCGCTTCCGCTGGTGTGGCCAACAGAGATGAATGCTGATGCAAATATCTGGATCTCTATTGGCCCCTTCTCGGTGCAGCCTGGTGAGTTTTCCAAGATTTTGCTGCTGCTCTTTTTTGCACAGCTCCTGGTAAATAAGCGCGCCTTATTCAATGTTGCCGGCTACCGCATCCTTGGCCTTGAATTCCCGCGCCTGCGCGATCTTGGCCCGATCCTTGCGGTGTGGGCCGTGGCCATTTTGATCATGGCCGGCGAAAACGACTTCGGCCCGGCGCTGCTGCTGTTTGCCACGGTGCTGGCCATGCTCTACCTCGCTACCGGTCGCGTTTCCTGGTTGCTCATTGGTGCAGTACTGGTGGCCCTCGGTGGCACGGCGGTGTATCAGATCTCCGATAAGATCCAGGCCCGCGTACAAAACTTCATCGACCCTGTCTCCCACTACGACACCACGGGCTATCAGCTCTCACAGTCGCTCTTTGGCCTCTCCTCCGGCGGCATTGCCGGCACCGGCTTGGGCAAGGGCCACCCAGAGCTGATCCCGGTGGCAGAAAGCGACTTCATCCTCGCGGTGGTTGGTGAGGAACTCGGCCTCATCGGCCTTTCGGCTGTGATTGTGCTCTTTGGCATTTTTGTCACCCGCGGTTTGCGCACGGCGCTTCGCTCGCGCGATTCCTATGGCAAATTGGTGGCCGCCGGGCTGTCCTTCACCATCGCCATCCAGGTATTTGTGGTGGTGGCTGGCATTACTGCCTTGATGCCGATGACTGGCTTGACCACGCCGTTTATGTCTCAGGGTGGTTCGAGTTTGATGGCAAACTACATTCTTTTGGGCTTGATTTTAAGAATCTCCGATTCCAGCTATTCCAATGACCAAGCAGGTGTGGAGGCAAGCCGATGA
- a CDS encoding substrate-binding domain-containing protein, which translates to MKIFKKALAAGVIAALSLSACSSTGGAPRSNGEGGQAGGVDTPRYVVAMVTHGAPGDTFWDLVRKGAEDAAKKDNIELRYSSDPEAPNQANLVQSAIDAKVDGLAVTLPNAQAIGPAAQKAVDAGIPTVGLNAGMNEYKKYDISSFFGQDEKVAGTLAGERLQKEGAKHVLCVIHEQGNSSQEQRCGGVKDGLKGAQMEILYVNGKDLTSVQSTVQAKLAQDKSIDWVMGLVAPVAISSVDAVRNAGSDAKIATFDTNAQLVQAIKDGTIQFAIDQQPYLQGYLAVDSIWLAKRNGSVIGGDQPVFTGPSFVDSSNVNKIAEAAQEGLR; encoded by the coding sequence GTGAAAATCTTCAAAAAAGCACTCGCAGCCGGTGTCATTGCAGCCCTGAGCCTGAGCGCCTGCTCCTCAACTGGAGGTGCACCGCGCAGCAATGGCGAAGGCGGCCAAGCAGGTGGCGTTGATACCCCCCGCTATGTCGTAGCCATGGTCACCCACGGCGCGCCGGGCGATACTTTCTGGGATCTCGTGCGCAAAGGTGCTGAGGATGCAGCCAAGAAAGACAATATTGAGCTGCGCTACTCCTCCGACCCCGAGGCACCAAACCAAGCCAACCTGGTGCAATCGGCGATCGACGCCAAGGTCGATGGCCTTGCCGTCACCCTGCCCAATGCCCAGGCCATCGGCCCTGCTGCGCAAAAGGCAGTAGACGCTGGCATTCCCACTGTCGGTTTGAACGCGGGCATGAATGAGTACAAGAAGTACGACATTTCTTCCTTCTTTGGCCAGGACGAAAAAGTAGCCGGCACCCTTGCCGGTGAGCGCCTGCAAAAAGAAGGCGCCAAGCACGTCCTGTGCGTGATCCACGAACAGGGCAACTCCTCGCAGGAGCAGCGCTGCGGTGGTGTGAAAGATGGGCTTAAGGGCGCCCAGATGGAAATTCTGTACGTTAATGGCAAAGACCTCACCAGCGTCCAATCCACGGTGCAGGCCAAGTTGGCTCAAGATAAGAGCATCGACTGGGTCATGGGATTGGTGGCTCCGGTAGCAATTAGCAGCGTTGATGCTGTGCGCAATGCGGGAAGTGATGCCAAGATCGCTACCTTCGATACCAATGCCCAGCTCGTGCAGGCCATTAAAGATGGCACCATCCAATTCGCCATTGATCAACAGCCCTACCTTCAGGGCTACCTCGCGGTGGATTCCATCTGGCTAGCAAAGCGCAATGGCAGCGTGATCGGCGGCGATCAGCCCGTATTTACTGGCCCAAGCTTTGTTGATAGCTCTAATGTGAACAAGATTGCCGAAGCGGCACAGGAGGGCCTGCGATGA
- a CDS encoding DUF3566 domain-containing protein, translated as MAIKRSNIVRVSPKSAVLTALALSLVGFAAWIVCVCLLYFGLDAAGVWDKANSVIGGVGGKQGITFGLVITTSAMLGAVVAVLNILLAPVAAIIYNASVDIFGGLRVYVRETVD; from the coding sequence ATGGCAATCAAGCGCAGTAATATCGTGCGGGTTTCACCGAAGTCGGCAGTCTTGACCGCGCTTGCACTTTCCTTGGTTGGCTTTGCCGCCTGGATCGTGTGTGTTTGCCTGCTCTACTTCGGCCTCGATGCCGCCGGTGTGTGGGACAAAGCTAACTCCGTGATCGGCGGCGTTGGTGGCAAGCAGGGCATCACCTTTGGCCTGGTCATTACCACCTCAGCCATGCTGGGTGCGGTGGTGGCTGTGCTCAACATCCTGCTTGCACCCGTGGCTGCCATCATCTACAACGCATCCGTAGACATCTTCGGAGGCCTGCGGGTGTATGTCCGTGAGACTGTAGATTAA